The Salvia miltiorrhiza cultivar Shanhuang (shh) chromosome 1, IMPLAD_Smil_shh, whole genome shotgun sequence genome has a window encoding:
- the LOC130993655 gene encoding E3 ubiquitin-protein ligase RKP, with protein MADDGLGLGGLSSGLAVVLNGGDKREGSGKSHLVSYCEGFGDQSVERTLEHIFGLPYRAVSQLSCPIDIGAVRSIIKNEFYENHPELRTVVPRNSDGVSTSYGDSQLQTVELDECSICGDVRIVKKPLFVESHALFSSARANACVWRGKWMYEVTLETSGVQQIGWATVVCPFTEHKGVGDADDSYAYDGKRVRKWNKEAELYGQSWVVGDVIGCCIDLDSDEILFYRNGISLGVAFCGIRKMVPGLGYHPAISLSQGERCELNFGGVPFKYPVKGFLPIQAPPSLEPLASNLLDCFSRLLQLECVEKAEAKTVEKLSRLKRFAPFEDLWRPVSQGICEELLSVLNSESGSAEYIGRGPFFSFLMDVFRVHPPHDYLTLDRVLDSILELNVSKLLFEHVFEALSSGCKTASLVLTECPYSGSYSYLALACHLLRREDLMTVWWMSSDFEFSFEGLLSRKGPNKQDLQCLIPSVWWPGSCEDLSNENSMALTTTALSEAVNMIEEKQRDLCRLVMQFIPPVAPLQLPGSVFRTFLQNILLKNRGADRNMPPAGVSNNSVLVSLFTTILHFLSEGFAVRDIYGWIKGSGTDSGAHVGFLHRGGQQSFPAGLFLKNDPHRVDIPRLGGSYGHLSKFNPVNGDEEEETIRWEEGCMDDGETRVTHLSRQKPCCCSTYDAELSNFAKYPVRYSAKGCRGSGCSIPDRSAHVTAECSASNLSDEIADKPSTSDHSDPELAFRPMQQLRILPSTSSMSSATLKEEELLDAMLLLYHLGLAPHFKQVSSFMSRQSQSVSLLEESDRQLRESIYGDQVKRLKEARSGYREEVMDCVRHCAWYRLSLFSRWKQRGMYATCMWIVQLLLILSKVDSMFIYIPEFYLETLVDCFHVLRKSDPPFVPATIFIKQGLASFVTFVVTHFNDPRISSAELRDLLLQSISVLVQEKEFLAAFECNEAARQRMPKALLSAFDNRSWIPVTNILLRLCKGSGFGFSKRGESSSSSILFQQLLREACISEDVLFSAFLNRLFNTLSWAMTEFSVSIREMQENYKLMEFQQRKCSVIFDLSCNLARVLEFCTREIPQAFVSGMDTNLRRLAELIVFILTHLIGAIDPEVLDQSLRRPGQSSEKLNSGMILAPLAGIILNLLDVSRETDNNDIVTIFASMDCADTILYGFQYLLEYNWVGSIKGDDYIDQLTKLEKFSSLLICQTELQALERRVRGAEPETDDSTCCCICYTNQADAQFSPCSHVSCYSCISRHLLNCQRCFFCNATVVEVTKQGDDGAA; from the exons ATGGCCGATGACGGCCTAGGTCTTGGTGGGCTTTCTTCAGGACTAGCTGTTGTATTGAACGGTGGGGATAAGAGAGAGGGTTCTGGGAAATCCCATTTAGTTTCATACTGTGAGGGTTTTGGTGACCAATCTGTGGAGCGGACACTGGAACATATTTTTGGTCTCCCTTACAGGGCGGTTAGTCAGTTGAGTTGCCCAATTGACATTGGTGCTGTTCGTTCCATAATAAAGAATGAATTTTATGAGAACCATCCAGAATTAAGAACTGTTGTACCTAGAAACAGTGATGGGGTATCTACAAGTTATGGAGATTCACAACTCCAGACTGTTGAGCTTGATGAATGTAGTATTTGTGGTGACGTTCGAATAGTAAAAAAGCCTTTGTTTGTTGAGAGTCATGCTTTATTTAGTAGCGCAAGGGCCAATGCATGTGTTTGGAGAGGAAAATGGATGTACGAAGTTACTCTTGAAACTTCTGGTGTACAGCAGATTGGTTGGGCTACTGTTGTTTGTCCCTTCACTGAGCATAAGGGTGTTGGGGATGCGGATGATTCTTATGCATATGATGGGAAAAGGGTTAGGAAATGGAATAAGGAAGCTGAGCTTTATGGTCAATCTTGGGTTGTTGGTGATGTGATTGGATGCTGTATAGATCTGGATTCTGATGAGATATTGTTTTACAGAAATGGAATCTCACTTGGGGTAGCATTTTGTGGCATTCGAAAGATGGTGCCTGGATTGGGTTACCATCCTGCCATTTCTCTATCTCAAGGTGAACGTTGTGAGTTAAATTTTGGTGGAGTTCCTTTCAAGTATCCAGTCAAAGGATTTCTTCCAATTCAAGCTCCTCCATCTTTAGAACCTCTTGCAAGTAATCTTTTGGACTGCTTTTCACGGTTGTTGCAACTAGAATGTGTGGAGAAGGCAGAAGCCAAAACTGTTGAGAAGTTGAGCAGACTGAAGCGGTTTGCTCCATTTGAAGACTTGTGGCGGCCTGTCTCTCAGGGAATCTGCGAAGAGTTACTCTCTGTTTTAAATTCTGAAAGTGGCAGTGCAGAGTATATTGGCCGTGGTCCCTTTTTCTCGTTTTTGATGGACGTCTTCAGGGTACATCCACCACATGACTATTTAACTTTGGATAGAGTACTTGATTCGATTCTTGAGTTAAATGTGTCAAAACTACTGTTTGAGCATGTGTTTGAGGCACTTTCATCAGGATGTAAAACAGCATCCTTGGTTCTTACAGAATGCCCTTATTCTGGGTCATACAGTTATCTTGCTCTGGCATGTCACTTACTGAGGAGAGAAGATCTAATGACTGTCTGGTGGATGTCTTCAGATTTTGAGTTCTCATTTGAGGGGTTACTTTCAAGGAAAGGCCCAAATAAACAGGATCTTCAATGTCTCATACCTTCTGTCTGGTGGCCTGGCTCATGTGAGGATTTATCTAATGAGAATAGCATGGCGCTGACAACTACAGCTTTATCTGAAGCTGTAAATAtg ATTGAGGAGAAGCAAAGGGATCTCTGTCGTTTGGTTATGCAATTCATACCACCTGTAGCTCCCCTGCAGTTGCCTGGCTCAGTTTTTAGGACATTCTTACAGAATATTTTACTGAAGAACAGGGGTGCAGACCGTAACATGCCACCTGCTGGAGTTTCAAACAACTCAGTCCTTGTCTCCTTATTTACCACCATCCTCCATTTTCTGTCAGAAGGCTTTGCTGTAAGGGACATCTATGGCTGGATTAAGGGATCTGGAACTGATTCTGGAGCTCATGTGGGTTTCCTTCACAGGGGTGGCCAGCAAAGTTTTCCTGCTGGCCTGTTTTTGAAGAACGATCCTCATCGGGTCGATATACCAAGGCTTGGAGGATCATATGGTCATTTGTCAAAGTTCAATCCTGTAAATGGTGATGAGGAAGAGGAAACTATTCGGTGGGAAGAAGGGTGCATGGATGATGGTGAAACCAGAGTAACACATTTGAGCAGACAGAAGCCTTGTTGTTGTTCTACTTATGATGCTGAATTATCAAACTTTGCTAAATATCCTGTGAGGTATTCCGCCAAAGGTTGTCGAGGAAGTGGCTGTTCTATTCCAGACAGATCTGCACATGTTACAGCTGAATGTAGTGCAAGCAATCTTAGTGATGAGATAGCTGATAAACCCAGCACCAGTGATCACTCTGATCCTGAGCTTGCTTTTCGACCTATGCAACAATTGAGGATATTACCTAGCACAAGCTCAATGTCTTCAGCTACTTTGAAAGAGGAGGAGCTTTTAGATGCTATGCTTTTGCTGTATCACTTGGGTCTTGCACCACACTTTAAGCAG GTATCTTCTTTTATGTCTCGTCAATCGCAATCTGTTTCCCTCTTGGAGGAGTCAGATAGACAACTTAGAGAGAGCATTTATGGGGATCAAGTGAAGCGCTTGAAGGAAGCTCGTAGTGGTTATCGGGAAGAGGTTATGGATTGTGTCAGACATTGTGCCTG GTATCGCCTTTCTCTCTTTTCTCGTTGGAAACAGAGGGGAATGTACGCAACGTGCATGTGGATTGTGCAATTACTTCTAATTCTTAGCAAAGTGGACTCCATGTTCATCTATATTCCTGAATTTTATCTTGAAACTCTG GTTGATTGCTTTCATGTGCTGCGGAAGAGCGATCCTCCATTTGTTCCAGCTACAATTTTTATCAAGCAAGGGCTTGCATCTTTT GTCACTTTTGTTGTTACCCACTTCAATGATCCAAGAATATCTAGTGCGGAGCTAAGGGATCTTCTTCTCCAGTCTATATCTGTCTTGGTGCAGGAGAAGGAGTTTTTGGCTGCTTTTGAATGCAACGAAGCTGCTAGACAGAGGATGCCAAAAGCTTTGTTGTCTGCATTTGATAATAGATCCTGGATTCCAGTGACCAATATACTTCTTAGATTGTGCAAGGGTTCTGGTTTTGGGTTTTCAAAACGTGGCGAGTCATCATCCTCATCTATCCTATTTCAG CAATTACTGCGGGAAGCTTGCATCAGTGAAGACGTATTATTCTCGGCTTTTCTCAATCGTTTGTTTAATACTCTAAGCTGGGCCATGACTGAATTCTCTGTCTCAATACGGGAAATGCAAGAAAACTACAAG CTGATGGAGTTCCAGCAAAGGAAATGCAGCGTAATATTTGACCTTTCCTGCAACCTTGCAAGGGTGTTAGAATTTTGTACTCGAGAAATACCGCAAGCATTTGTGTCTGGAATGGATACGAATTTAAGAAGGCTGGCTGAATTGATCGTCTTCATATTGACCCACTTAATTGGAGCAATTGATCCAGAAGTTCTTGACCA ATCGCTCAGACGACCCGGGCAGTCCTCTGAGAAGCTCAACAGCGGCATGATTTTAGCACCACTTGCCGGCATCATACTAAATTTGCTGGATGTAAGTAGAGAGACGGACAACAACGATATTGTCACAATCTTTGCTAGCATGGACTGCGCGGATACCATCCTCTACGGGTTTCAGTACCTCCTCGAGTACAACTGG GTTGGCTCGATCAAGGGGGACGATTACATCGACCAACTGACAAAGCTAGAGAAGTTCTCGAGCCTCTTGATCTGTCAGACGGAGCTGCAAGCCCTCGAGAGGAGGGTGCGAGGAGCAGAGCCAGAAACTGACGACAGCACATGCTGCTGCATATGCTACACGAATCAAGCAGATGCTCAATTTTCGCCTTGCTCCCATGTTTCGTGCTATAGCTGCATATCCAGGCACCTTCTCAACTGCCAAAGATGCTTCTTCTGCAATGCAACCGTCGTGGAAGTCACCAAGCAAGGCGACGATGGTGCTGCCTGA
- the LOC130994200 gene encoding acidic endochitinase-like: MAFQSRISLALLISTCLFFSPSHAGKIAIYWGQNGGEGTLAQTCASGNYKFVNLAFLATFGNGQTPAINLAGHCDPTAGGCTGLSSDIKSCQAKGVKVLLSIGGAAGSYYLTSAQDARQVATYLWDNFLGGSSSTRPLGDAVLDGVDFDIEGGTNQHWDDLARYLSAYSKRGKKVYLSAAPQCPFPDAWIGEALQTGLFDYVWVQFYNNPPCQYSSGMANLEAAWKQWSSIKATEIFLGLPASASAAGSGFIPAGDLTSQVLPAIKGSAKYGGVMLWDKYHDDQSGYSSSIKNHV, translated from the coding sequence atggcCTTTCAATCACGAATCTCACTAGCGTTACTTATCTCCACATGTCTATTTTTTTCACCCTCTCATGCAGGCAAAATAGCCATCTATTGGGGCCAAAATGGGGGAGAGGGCACGTTGGCACAAACTTGTGCCTCGGGAAATTACAAATTTGTCAACCTAGCATTTCTTGCAACATTCGGCAACGGGCAAACTCCGGCGATCAATCTCGCCGGCCACTGTGACCCCACCGCCGGTGGCTGCACCGGCCTCAGCTCCGACATCAAGTCGTGTCAGGCTAAAGGCGTCAAAGTCCTTCTCTCGATAGGCGGTGCGGCCGGCAGCTACTACCTGACATCTGCTCAGGATGCCAGGCAAGTAGCCACTTATTTGTGGGACAATTTTTTAGGCGGGAGCTCATCCACCCGACCACTAGGGGATGCGGTTTTGGATGGTGTTGACTTTGATATCGAGGGAGGGACCAATCAGCACTGGGATGACCTAGCACGGTATCTCTCCGCCTATAGCAAGAGGGGCAAGAAAGTATACTTGAGTGCTGCCCCTCAGTGCCCCTTCCCCGATGCATGGATCGGGGAAGCCCTTCAAACGGGTCTTTTTGACTATGTTTGGGTTCAGTTTTACAACAACCCGCCGTGCCAATATTCGTCTGGCATGGCGAATCTTGAGGCGGCGTGGAAGCAATGGAGCTCGATTAAGGCCACTGAGATATTTCTTGGCTTGCCGGCTTCGGCTTCTGCTGCCGGCAGTGGATTCATTCCGGCCGGCGATCTTACTTCGCAGGTGCTTCCGGCGATAAAGGGCTCGGCTAAGTATGGTGGGGTGATGTTGTGGGATAAGTACCATGATGATCAAAGTGGATATAGTTCATCCATTAAGAATCATGTTTAA